ACCTCGCCGAGCTCGTCGCCGACGACGCCGCGTACACGGCCGGCACCCGGAGGGAGACCGACCGCAGCCATTGGGCCGCGCGGGTCGCGGATCTGCCCGAACGGGTCAGCCTCGCGGTCACGTCCGCCATCGCACCCCTGCACCCGGTGAACGTGGTGGCCGGCCGAGCGCTCGACGGTGACGTGCAGCGGGCCCTCGAAGATCACGCGGCGAAGACCTCGAGCTCGCCCGCGGTGGTGTTGACCGCCGCATTCTCCGCCTACCTCTCGCGGATGACCGGGACCGACGACGTGGTGCTGAGCCTGCCGGTGACCGGTCGCGCCACGGCCCGCATCAAGCGGGCCAGCGGGATGGTGTCCAACATGCTTCCGATCGTCGCGCGTGACGTGCGCGGGCTGCGTCTGCTCGATCTCGTCGAGCAACTCAAGATGGAACTGACCGGGGCGCTACGGCATCAGCGATATCGGTTCGAGGACATTCGGATCGATGCCGGGATGGGACAGTCGAACGCCGCGTCGTTCGGCCCGATCATCAACATGATGTTCTTCGACAAGCCGATCGAGCTCGTCGGTGCGCATGTCGACTATCAGATCCTGTCGTCGGGCATTCTGGAGGACCTGCGCGTCAACCTGTATCAGGCCGGTCCGGGGGAGCGGCTCGTCGTGGACCTGCACGGCAACCCGGGCCTCTACGCACAGTCCGAACTCGACGGGCACCTGCAACGCTTCCTGACCTTCCTCGAGCGCCTGCTGGCCGACCCGCACGCGACGATCATCGACATCGACCTCCTCCTCGACGACGAACGTGACGAGGTGCACGCGCTCGGACGTGGACCGCGCGCACGCGTGCCGGCCGATGACGACGGTGTGCTCGACGCGTTCGAGCAGCAGGTCACCCGGTCACCGGACGCGGTGGCGATCGATTTCGACGGCCGCACATGGACATACGCGCAGTTCGATGCTCTGCGCCTGCGACTGGCGCGCGAGATCGCTGATTCCGGTGTCGTCCCGGGTGAGCGGGTCGTGGTGTCGCTGCCGCGCGGCGTCGCCCAGGTCTGTGCCGTCTACGCGGTGCTCACCGTCGGGGGGACCTACGTGCCCGTCGATCCCGAACAGCCCGCGCGCCGGCGCGCCCTGATCGCGGAAACCGTTGGGGCGCAGGTCGTCGTCGACGCGGCGTACCTGCGGTTCGTCGGCTTCGACGAGAACCGCACCGACATCGCGGGGCCGGCGAATACGGTATGGTCCCCGCCACGCGGCTGCGGCGGGGACGCGTCGGCGTACGTCATCTTCACCTCCGGCTCGACCGGGGCGCCGAAGGGCGTCGAGGTGGGACACCGCGCGGTGATCAACCGCCTGTCCTGGATGCAGGACGACCACCCGATCCGCGCCGACGACGCGATCCTCTACAAGACACCCATCACCTTCGACGTCTCCGTCTGGGAGCTGTTCTGGCCGTTGGGCGTCGGCGCCCGGATGGTGATCGCACGGCCGGATGGCCATCGCGACCCCGAATACCTCGCCGGCCTGATCTCCGAACGCGGCGTCTCCGTCCTGCATTTCGTCCCGTCCATGCTCGATGCATACGCCGACATCATCGCGCACCGCAGTCGCGCGGATGCCCCGATCTTCGGGCCGTCGGTGCGCACGGTGTTCACCTCGGGCGAGACGTTGAGTCGTGCACTGGCCGACAAGGTGGCCGCCGCCGGTCCGGTCGAACTCGTCAACCTCTACGGTCCGACCGAGGCGGCCGTCGACGTCACCGGACATCGGGTGGCGCGGCGGGGCGGGCCGGTGCCGATCGGTCGGCCGGTCGCCAACACCGACATCCGTGTCCTCGACTCGCGCTTGCGCCCGGTACCCGTCGGGGTCGCCGGCGAGCTGTACATCTGTGGGGCGCAACTGGCGCGTGGCTATGTCGGCCGACCCGAGCTGACCGCCGACCGGTTCGTGGCCGACCCGGCCGGGCTCGGCGCACGGATGTACCGCACCGGTGATCTCGTCCGCTGGAACGCCTCCGGTGAACTGGAGTATCTGGGGCGCACCGACTTCCAGGTCAAGATCCGGGGCCAGCGGGTCGAACTCGGGGAGATCGAGGCGGTCCTGCTCGAGGCTCCGGGCGTCGATGCGGCGGTCGTGGTGGCGCGCGCCGACGACGGTGCGCCACCGATGCTGGTGGCCTACCTGCGGTCGGACTCCGCCGAGGTCTCCGCGACGGAGACGATCGCATTCTGTCGCCGACGCCTCCCGTCGCACATGGTGCCGTCCGCGGTGTTGGTCCTCGACGACTTCCCGGTCAACGCCTCGGGCAAACTCGATCGTGCCGCGCTGCCCGCGCCGGCGCTCGCCGCCGACGTCGCGTACGAGGCGCCGACGTCACCGGTGGAGGTGGCGTTGGCCGAGCTCATCGTCGACCTGGTCGGCGTGGAGCGGGTCGGGCTGCGCGACAACATCTTCGCGATCGGCGGTGATTCGCTGACAGCGGCCCGTCTGGTGTCGAGGGCGCGCACCGAGCACGGCATCTCGGTGCAGTTGACCGACGTCTTCGACAATCCGACCGTCGGCGACCTCGCCCGCCGTGCGGATGGCGGCCTCGACGCGGCGTTGCCCGTGCTCGTGCCGGTCGGCGACCGCGGTCCCCGGGTACCGCTGTCCCACGCCCAGGTCCGCCTGTGGTTCATCAACCGGATGGACCCGGCCGCGTCGACCTACAACATGCCCGGCGCGATCCGGCTCGGCGCCGATGCAGACATCGCCGCGCTGCGCCTCGCCGTCCGCGACGTGCTCGAGCGGCACGAGTCGCTGCGGACCCGGTATCCCTCGGTCGACGGCGAACCGGTGCAACAGATCCTGTCCATCGACGACGTGGCGCACGTCGCGGATGTCGACGTACGCCGGATCGACACCGTGGCGCACGTCGCGGATGTCGACGTACGCCGCATCGACTCCGCGGACACCGTGGCGCACGTCGCCGATGTCGACGTCCGCCGCATCGACTCCCCGGTCGCCGACGCCGTGGCCGAAGAGGTCGACCGCGGCTTCGACCTGGTGGACGAGATCGGTTTCCGGTGGGCACTGCTCGCCGACGACGATGGGTTCGTCGCCGTCGTCGTCCTGCACCACATCTCCGCCGACGGGTTCTCGCTGCCGCCGCTGATCCGCGATCTGCGTCAGGCCTACGATGCCCGTCGCGCCGGGCGCGCACCGGGATTCGAACCGCTGCCCATCCAGTACGCCGACTTCGCGTTGTGGCAGCACCGCGTACTCGGGGACGCGGAGAGTCCGACCGCCACGCGGACGCGGGAGCTCGAGTTCTGGCGCTCCGAGCTTGCCGGGATGCCGGAGTTGCTGGCCCTGCCGACCGATCGTCCGCGCCCCGAGATGGCCAGTGGTCGAGGTGGTTACGTCGACCTCGTCGTCGACGCCGATCTTGTCACCGGCATCCGAGCGCTGGCGCGCAGCGCCTCGGTGACCCCGTTCGCGGTGGTCCACGCGGCGCTGGCCGCGGTGTTGGCGCGGCTGGCCGACACCGACGAAGTCGCGATCGGGACCGCGGTCGCCGGACGTGAAGACGAACTGACCGCCGACCTCGTCGGCATGTTCGTCAACACCGTCGTCCTGCGTACGCCGGTGCCGACGGCGGCGACGGTCACCGATCTGCTGAGCACCGCGCACACCGGCCGCGCCCACGCGATGTCCAACGCGCACATCCCCTTCGAACGGGTGGTGGATGCGGTGGCCCCGCAGCGGTCCTTCGCGCACACCCCGCTCTTCCAGGTCGCGCTCACCATGCAGACCGATCGGTCCGGTGACGTTGCGCAGTGGACCGATTCGTCCGGTCCTCTCGACGCCCGTGTGCCCGCGGCCAAGTACGACCTCGCGTTCGCCCTCACCGAGCATGCCGCGGGTCAGGCGGGAGCCACCCGGTATGACGTCGAGATCTCCTACGCCACAGATCTGTTCGACGAATCGACGGTCGCCGGGATCGGCGATCACCTGATCACGATGCTGCGGGGGATGACGGCCGATCCGCACGGGCACGTCGCGCACATCGATCTGTTGCCGCCCGACCAGGTCGCCGCACTCACCGAGGCGCCGCACGACACGGTGGAGCCGCGGACCCTGCGTGAGTTGCTCGCCGCCGGCGCGGCAGCGGCCGATCCGGCCTCGCCGGCCCTCGTCGGCGACGAGACGGAGATGACCTGGTCGGTGTTCGATGCCCGCACCGATCAGCTCGCCCGCGAACTCGTCTCCCGCGGTGCGCGTCCCGGCACATCGGTGGCCATCTCGATCAGCCGCTCGGTCTACTCGGTGTTCGCCGCGGTCGCGGTGGCGAAGACCGGTGCCGCGTTCGTGGCCATCGATCCGCGCCACCCCGAGGTCCGACGCCGGGAGATGCTCGAGGATGCCGAGCCGGTGCTGGGTCTGACCGTTCTCGGTGTCGCGGACGAGGTCCCGGACGGTGTCGAGTGGCTGGTGATCGACGATGAGCCCGTCGAGCTGCAGGTGGCCGGCCACCGGGGTACGGCACTACGTGACGATGAGCTGCTCGCCCGACCGAGTGCCGACGACACCGCCTACCTGATCTACACCTCGGGTTCCACCGGACGGCCCAAGGCCACCGCGGTCACCCATCGCGGACTGGCCAACCTCGTCGCCAACCAGCGTCGCCTGCTGGGGGTGGGACCGGACAGCAGCGTGCTGCACGTCGCATCGCCGAGTTTCGACGCCTCGATGTTCGAGCTGACCATGGCCCTGTGTACCGGTGGTCGGCTCGTGGTCAGCCCGGCCGACGTCTTCGGCGGCGCCGAACTCGGCTCGATCATCGCCACCGGCGGGGTCACCCACGCGGTGATGACACCGTCGGCACTGAGCACCCTGGAGCCACAGGCGGTCCCGGGCCTCTCGACCGTCGTCAGCGTGGGCGAACCGTGTCCGCCGGAACTGATGCGCCGATGGGTCGGGGCGGGCCGCCGGTTCCTCAACCTCTACGGGCCGACCGAGGCCACCATCTGGGCGACCGCGACCGGCCCGATGCGCGCCGACGACGTCGTCACCATCGGGACCCCGGTGCCCGGGGTCGGGGCGTTGGTCCTCGACCGGGGCCTCCGACCGGTGCCCGCAGGGGTGCCCGGCGAGCTCTACCTCACCGGCACCCAACTCGCCCGTGGCTATCACGGCCGGACCGACCTGACCGCAGGCCGGTTCGTCGCCGACCCGTTCACGTCGGGGGCCCGGATGTATCGCACCGGCGATCGCGTCGTCCGCACCTCGTCCGGTGCGCTGATCTACTACGGCCGCAGCGACTTCCAGATCAAGATCCGTGGACAGCGGATCGAACCGGGCGAGGTGGATGCCGCACTGATGGATCATCCCGGGGTGGGCAACGCGCTCAGCCTCGGAGTGTCCGGACCGGCCGGTGAGACCACACTCGTCTCCTACGTCACGATCGTCGACGAGATCTCGCCGACGCCGCAGGATCTCCTCGATCACGCGGCATCCCGGCTCCCGGCTCACCTGGTGCCCCATACCGTGGTGATCGTCGACGCCTTCGAGCTGTCGCCGGTC
This sequence is a window from Gordonia insulae. Protein-coding genes within it:
- a CDS encoding non-ribosomal peptide synthetase, giving the protein MDPTESADRRAVDDVGYRQLSLTAAQRGMWFAENLSPDYSVIVAQYLDIRDDDRPLDIELFARVVGEVAWQLESTFTRIIEVDGVPMQVVDPEVDFRLEVLDFRDDPDPIARAHRWMHDDHQRTIDLADDRLAITRLIRVADDRAFWYLRAHHIAIDGYAALTSVHEVLDRYNAIIRGQEPVDRPRADLAELVADDAAYTAGTRRETDRSHWAARVADLPERVSLAVTSAIAPLHPVNVVAGRALDGDVQRALEDHAAKTSSSPAVVLTAAFSAYLSRMTGTDDVVLSLPVTGRATARIKRASGMVSNMLPIVARDVRGLRLLDLVEQLKMELTGALRHQRYRFEDIRIDAGMGQSNAASFGPIINMMFFDKPIELVGAHVDYQILSSGILEDLRVNLYQAGPGERLVVDLHGNPGLYAQSELDGHLQRFLTFLERLLADPHATIIDIDLLLDDERDEVHALGRGPRARVPADDDGVLDAFEQQVTRSPDAVAIDFDGRTWTYAQFDALRLRLAREIADSGVVPGERVVVSLPRGVAQVCAVYAVLTVGGTYVPVDPEQPARRRALIAETVGAQVVVDAAYLRFVGFDENRTDIAGPANTVWSPPRGCGGDASAYVIFTSGSTGAPKGVEVGHRAVINRLSWMQDDHPIRADDAILYKTPITFDVSVWELFWPLGVGARMVIARPDGHRDPEYLAGLISERGVSVLHFVPSMLDAYADIIAHRSRADAPIFGPSVRTVFTSGETLSRALADKVAAAGPVELVNLYGPTEAAVDVTGHRVARRGGPVPIGRPVANTDIRVLDSRLRPVPVGVAGELYICGAQLARGYVGRPELTADRFVADPAGLGARMYRTGDLVRWNASGELEYLGRTDFQVKIRGQRVELGEIEAVLLEAPGVDAAVVVARADDGAPPMLVAYLRSDSAEVSATETIAFCRRRLPSHMVPSAVLVLDDFPVNASGKLDRAALPAPALAADVAYEAPTSPVEVALAELIVDLVGVERVGLRDNIFAIGGDSLTAARLVSRARTEHGISVQLTDVFDNPTVGDLARRADGGLDAALPVLVPVGDRGPRVPLSHAQVRLWFINRMDPAASTYNMPGAIRLGADADIAALRLAVRDVLERHESLRTRYPSVDGEPVQQILSIDDVAHVADVDVRRIDTVAHVADVDVRRIDSADTVAHVADVDVRRIDSPVADAVAEEVDRGFDLVDEIGFRWALLADDDGFVAVVVLHHISADGFSLPPLIRDLRQAYDARRAGRAPGFEPLPIQYADFALWQHRVLGDAESPTATRTRELEFWRSELAGMPELLALPTDRPRPEMASGRGGYVDLVVDADLVTGIRALARSASVTPFAVVHAALAAVLARLADTDEVAIGTAVAGREDELTADLVGMFVNTVVLRTPVPTAATVTDLLSTAHTGRAHAMSNAHIPFERVVDAVAPQRSFAHTPLFQVALTMQTDRSGDVAQWTDSSGPLDARVPAAKYDLAFALTEHAAGQAGATRYDVEISYATDLFDESTVAGIGDHLITMLRGMTADPHGHVAHIDLLPPDQVAALTEAPHDTVEPRTLRELLAAGAAAADPASPALVGDETEMTWSVFDARTDQLARELVSRGARPGTSVAISISRSVYSVFAAVAVAKTGAAFVAIDPRHPEVRRREMLEDAEPVLGLTVLGVADEVPDGVEWLVIDDEPVELQVAGHRGTALRDDELLARPSADDTAYLIYTSGSTGRPKATAVTHRGLANLVANQRRLLGVGPDSSVLHVASPSFDASMFELTMALCTGGRLVVSPADVFGGAELGSIIATGGVTHAVMTPSALSTLEPQAVPGLSTVVSVGEPCPPELMRRWVGAGRRFLNLYGPTEATIWATATGPMRADDVVTIGTPVPGVGALVLDRGLRPVPAGVPGELYLTGTQLARGYHGRTDLTAGRFVADPFTSGARMYRTGDRVVRTSSGALIYYGRSDFQIKIRGQRIEPGEVDAALMDHPGVGNALSLGVSGPAGETTLVSYVTIVDEISPTPQDLLDHAASRLPAHLVPHTVVIVDAFELSPVGKIDRAALPPVDISVSDEFVAPRSEMEAVVADIFAHVLGVPRVGVHHSFFDLGGNSLSATKVASRLAEILDSRVPVRDLFEKPTAAGFAAHLTASMTGRSAPPLTARTRAAVVPVSGVQRGMWLLNRADPESANYNVALALRLSGDLDVEALRAATIDVIRRHESLRTTYPMMNSVPKQMIVPADVFADDLDLRVVDVAGDVADEIARVTGAGFDIVSRAPVRMSVLRNGPEDHVLVFVVHHISADGASMAPLARDLMTAYAARLVGAAPAWEPLDIQYADFTLWQSDRLAAVGDGGVTEGDRQLQYWTERLAGAPDQIELPTDRPRPRTPSFDGDVVEFEIPADLVTALGSLARASNTTLFMVTHAAFAVLLGRITGKDDLVIGTPYAGRGDVALEAVVGMFVNTLALRTRVSVDESFSGLLDRVRNDDLVDMAHGDVAFDDIAARVLETTPTSYNPLFQVMFAFQNIEFPTLELDGLRITPESDSLTAAKVDLQLTVFPRDPAGRTSDGAMKVQLLYATDLFDAATIERLAQWYLRVLDAVTADPVCIVGDIVLDLADPDVVDADDIASIADPSPASWRELVSGASATDPEAAAVERDGYLLTFGELESMTVTMATVLPDDDPNAALTMALMSLVPDLAAAGPDALHSVIGELRSRAAAVTGAGSEASGPNVTGAGSEASGPNVTGAGSEASGPNVTGAGSEASGPDQDQNVYRLPAAGDALSAAEGVDRA